A section of the Myxococcus virescens genome encodes:
- a CDS encoding aldo/keto reductase, with amino-acid sequence MPQTKLEARKALGTTGFQVSPLCLGGNVFGWTADEATSFAVLDAFVDNGGNFIDTADVYSSWVPGNRGGESETLIGKWMKSRGARERVVIATKVGSQTELGKGLGREHIQRSVEASLRRLQVDVIDLYYAHYEDLDTPVEETMAAFDALVRAGKVRALGTSNHSPQRLTESLEVSRRNNLARYAVLQPHYNLVERKNFESSLRGICEREGLVVAPYFALASGFLTGKYRKDQPPPKSARAEGVLKQYGNARGWAVIDALDAVTRRHPGANFAQVALAWLAAQPTIVAPIASATSASQTQELLGAFTLQLTEEDLRALDVASSREA; translated from the coding sequence ATGCCCCAGACGAAGCTCGAAGCACGCAAGGCACTCGGAACCACCGGCTTTCAGGTATCCCCTCTGTGCCTGGGAGGAAACGTCTTTGGTTGGACAGCCGACGAGGCGACCTCGTTCGCGGTGCTCGATGCCTTCGTCGACAACGGCGGCAACTTCATCGACACGGCGGACGTCTATTCGAGCTGGGTCCCCGGCAACCGCGGCGGCGAGTCGGAGACGCTCATCGGCAAGTGGATGAAGTCCCGCGGCGCTCGGGAGCGCGTCGTCATCGCCACCAAGGTGGGCTCGCAGACGGAGCTGGGGAAGGGCCTGGGCCGCGAGCACATCCAGCGCAGCGTGGAGGCCTCGCTGCGCCGGTTGCAGGTGGACGTCATCGACCTCTACTACGCGCACTACGAGGACCTGGACACACCAGTGGAGGAGACGATGGCGGCCTTCGACGCGCTGGTGCGCGCCGGCAAGGTCCGCGCACTGGGCACCAGCAACCACTCCCCGCAGCGGCTCACCGAGTCGCTGGAGGTGTCCCGCCGCAACAACCTCGCCCGATACGCGGTGCTGCAACCGCACTACAACCTCGTCGAGCGCAAGAACTTCGAGTCTTCGCTCCGGGGCATCTGCGAACGGGAAGGGCTCGTGGTGGCGCCCTACTTCGCGTTGGCCTCGGGCTTCCTGACGGGCAAGTACCGCAAGGACCAGCCACCTCCGAAGTCGGCCCGCGCCGAAGGCGTGCTGAAGCAGTATGGAAACGCGCGCGGCTGGGCAGTGATTGATGCCCTCGACGCCGTGACGCGTCGGCATCCGGGAGCGAACTTCGCCCAGGTCGCGCTCGCATGGCTCGCGGCTCAGCCCACCATCGTGGCGCCCATCGCGAGCGCGACGTCCGCCAGCCAGACGCAGGAACTGCTGGGGGCGTTCACGTTGCAACTGACGGAGGAGGACCTCCGCGCCCTGGACGTTGCGTCGTCCCGCGAGGCCTGA
- a CDS encoding VOC family protein, which yields MKLGYIILYVPDVSGAIAFYEKAFGLARRFIHESGGYAEMETGTTALAFVEEGAAKEHGFTVRHLRPKEEAAAIELALVTADVAAAYARAVAAGAEATQPPKQKPWGQTVAYVRDLNGVLVELCSPMEG from the coding sequence ATGAAGCTCGGCTACATCATTCTCTACGTACCGGACGTGAGCGGCGCCATCGCCTTCTACGAGAAGGCCTTCGGACTGGCGCGCCGCTTCATCCACGAGAGCGGTGGCTACGCGGAGATGGAGACAGGCACCACCGCCCTGGCCTTCGTCGAGGAAGGCGCGGCGAAGGAGCATGGCTTCACCGTGCGCCATCTGCGGCCGAAGGAGGAAGCCGCGGCCATTGAACTGGCGCTCGTCACCGCCGACGTGGCCGCCGCGTACGCGCGCGCCGTGGCGGCGGGCGCCGAGGCGACGCAACCTCCCAAGCAGAAGCCCTGGGGACAGACGGTGGCCTACGTGAGAGACCTCAACGGCGTCCTGGTGGAGCTCTGCTCTCCAATGGAGGGGTAG
- a CDS encoding serine/threonine protein kinase, translating to MARPVEPAPLEGPVRFGPYTLVRRIGAGGMGEVFLAREEAPRRACVVKKVLPQLMASPQFAGRFRDEARVVVRLHHPNIARVYAMGEVEGQLYLSMEYVQGKTLSRLTYRLRQLGRTLPLGIMLHLGQRLCEGLAYAHDATDEFGNPLHLVHRDLSPANVCISYAGEVKIIDFGAAQSTLKEQQTAPRVVIGNLTYMAPEQARKRFVDRRADVYAVGALLWELFAWKPLAQRGDPVERWRRAAYPQWEPAGSVRQGVPTSVDAFLMRALASEPDNRFPDAAAMGAELARMKAKLAPKVGDADVARLIAAAFPREKKAEELVLRELLREPRSRALTEPALATVLAPPTALAFEHEGIDAPEDYVPAERGDAETSKAPPSAHPPDANVPAAPDASGRGTPAKAAHDADELEVTVRGIPGRAPEVPRAANAPRVTALYGTEDEATVVEGGASRARRGLPGGERAHLHPSRGPVASAPLGADEEPTVVQPERARMAADAGVASKSEVGPGAANSGASLGGDAAATEAVDAAKLMVALERAEASRSQGARAAASEDVTVTEVNPARALQPLPPQAAQLRRATRETQVGFGVDISQAVDAAAVEARRQELVRAITGDEALPVPEPEEDFGTGLRGGRPWLVAGLCAGACALGLALAWALA from the coding sequence TTGGCAAGACCGGTTGAGCCCGCGCCCCTCGAGGGGCCCGTTCGCTTCGGTCCCTATACCCTCGTGCGCCGCATCGGCGCCGGGGGGATGGGAGAGGTGTTCCTCGCGCGTGAGGAGGCGCCTCGTCGTGCCTGTGTGGTGAAGAAGGTCCTCCCGCAGCTCATGGCAAGCCCGCAGTTCGCCGGACGCTTCCGGGATGAAGCCCGCGTCGTGGTGCGGCTGCACCATCCGAACATCGCGCGCGTGTACGCAATGGGCGAGGTGGAAGGGCAGCTCTACCTGTCCATGGAGTACGTGCAGGGCAAGACGCTCAGCCGGCTGACGTACCGGTTGCGGCAGCTCGGGCGGACGCTGCCGCTGGGCATCATGCTCCACCTGGGGCAGCGGCTCTGTGAGGGCCTGGCGTACGCGCACGACGCGACGGACGAGTTCGGCAATCCGCTGCACCTGGTCCACCGGGACTTGTCTCCCGCGAACGTGTGCATCAGCTACGCGGGCGAGGTGAAAATCATCGACTTCGGCGCGGCGCAGTCCACGCTGAAGGAGCAGCAGACGGCGCCCCGGGTGGTGATTGGCAACCTGACGTACATGGCACCGGAGCAGGCACGGAAGCGCTTCGTGGACCGGCGCGCGGACGTGTACGCGGTGGGCGCGCTGCTGTGGGAGTTGTTCGCGTGGAAGCCCCTGGCGCAGCGGGGCGACCCGGTGGAGCGGTGGCGGCGCGCGGCATACCCCCAGTGGGAGCCAGCCGGGAGCGTCCGGCAGGGCGTGCCTACCAGCGTGGATGCGTTCCTGATGCGCGCGCTGGCCTCCGAGCCCGACAATCGCTTCCCGGACGCGGCCGCCATGGGCGCGGAGCTGGCGCGGATGAAGGCGAAGCTGGCGCCCAAAGTGGGGGATGCGGATGTCGCGCGCCTCATCGCGGCCGCGTTCCCCCGCGAGAAGAAGGCGGAGGAGCTCGTGCTCCGCGAATTGCTGCGGGAGCCGCGTTCCCGCGCGCTCACCGAGCCCGCGTTGGCCACCGTGCTCGCTCCGCCCACCGCGCTCGCGTTCGAGCACGAAGGCATCGACGCGCCCGAGGACTACGTCCCGGCCGAGCGTGGCGACGCTGAGACGTCGAAGGCGCCGCCGTCCGCCCACCCGCCTGATGCGAATGTCCCAGCCGCGCCGGATGCCTCTGGGCGAGGCACGCCAGCGAAGGCAGCGCATGACGCGGATGAACTTGAAGTCACGGTGCGAGGGATTCCTGGAAGGGCGCCGGAGGTGCCTCGCGCTGCCAATGCGCCTCGCGTCACCGCGCTGTACGGGACGGAGGACGAGGCGACCGTGGTGGAGGGCGGAGCCTCGCGAGCGCGACGGGGCCTTCCCGGCGGCGAACGGGCACACCTCCATCCATCGCGAGGCCCGGTCGCGAGCGCGCCACTCGGTGCGGACGAGGAGCCGACGGTCGTTCAGCCCGAGCGTGCCCGGATGGCGGCGGACGCTGGCGTGGCGTCGAAGTCCGAGGTGGGCCCTGGGGCCGCGAACTCCGGAGCCAGCCTGGGCGGAGACGCGGCGGCCACCGAAGCCGTCGATGCGGCGAAGCTGATGGTCGCGCTCGAACGAGCGGAGGCCAGCCGAAGCCAGGGCGCCCGTGCCGCCGCGTCCGAGGATGTCACCGTGACGGAGGTGAATCCCGCCAGGGCGCTCCAGCCCTTGCCGCCCCAGGCCGCGCAGTTGCGCCGAGCCACCCGCGAGACACAGGTGGGCTTCGGCGTGGACATCTCCCAAGCGGTGGATGCCGCGGCGGTGGAGGCCCGTCGTCAGGAGTTGGTGCGCGCCATCACGGGGGATGAAGCGCTGCCCGTGCCAGAGCCCGAGGAGGACTTCGGCACAGGGCTTCGCGGTGGTCGTCCCTGGCTCGTCGCGGGGCTCTGCGCGGGCGCGTGTGCCCTGGGGCTCGCGCTGGCCTGGGCGCTGGCCTGA
- the hemL gene encoding glutamate-1-semialdehyde 2,1-aminomutase codes for MNHAHSQALFARAQARIPGGVNSPVRAFRGVGGDPVFFREGAGAWLTDVDGNRYVDLVGSWGPLILGHAYPPILDAIIDAARRGSSYGAPHADEVEFAELICATMPAVEMVRLVSSGTEATVAAIRVARGFTGREHILKFEGCFHGAGDPFLVKAGSGVETLGLPDSPGVPSALAKLTLTAPFNDLAAVERIFAENGQDIACAIIEPVVGNMGVLVPKPGYLEGLQALCQKHGVLLVLDEVMTGFRLSRGGAQELYGLKPDLTTMAKVIGGGMPMGAYGGRRDIMEKVAPAGPVYQSGTLSGNPVAVAAGLACLKALAAPGTYARLEEVSRMLEVGLLAEAKAADVPVTVNRVGSMLTVFFTGEPVYDYASAKKADTARFGKFFHAMLNEGVYLPPSQFEAAFVSLAIGEPEVAHVLAAARKAFRSLGKTG; via the coding sequence ATGAACCACGCTCACAGTCAGGCTCTCTTCGCTCGCGCGCAGGCTCGCATCCCCGGCGGAGTGAATTCCCCGGTGCGCGCCTTCCGAGGCGTTGGCGGCGACCCTGTCTTCTTCCGTGAAGGCGCAGGTGCCTGGCTCACGGATGTGGACGGCAACCGCTACGTCGACCTCGTGGGGAGCTGGGGACCGCTCATCCTGGGCCACGCGTATCCGCCCATCTTGGACGCCATCATCGACGCCGCGCGCCGGGGTTCGTCCTATGGCGCGCCGCATGCGGATGAGGTGGAGTTCGCGGAGCTCATCTGCGCCACGATGCCCGCGGTGGAGATGGTGCGCCTGGTCTCCAGTGGCACCGAGGCCACGGTGGCGGCCATCCGCGTCGCGCGGGGCTTCACCGGCCGCGAGCACATCCTCAAGTTCGAAGGCTGCTTCCACGGCGCGGGAGACCCGTTCCTGGTGAAGGCGGGCAGTGGCGTGGAGACGCTGGGCCTGCCGGACTCTCCGGGCGTGCCGTCGGCGCTGGCGAAGCTCACGCTCACCGCGCCCTTCAACGACCTGGCCGCCGTGGAGCGCATCTTCGCGGAGAATGGCCAGGACATCGCCTGCGCCATCATCGAGCCGGTGGTGGGCAACATGGGCGTGCTGGTGCCGAAGCCGGGCTACCTCGAAGGGCTGCAGGCGCTCTGCCAGAAGCACGGCGTGCTGCTGGTGCTGGACGAGGTCATGACGGGCTTCCGGCTGTCGCGAGGCGGCGCGCAGGAGCTGTACGGCCTCAAGCCGGACCTCACCACCATGGCCAAGGTGATTGGCGGGGGCATGCCGATGGGCGCGTATGGTGGCCGCCGCGACATCATGGAGAAGGTGGCTCCCGCGGGCCCGGTGTACCAGTCCGGCACGCTGTCGGGGAACCCGGTGGCGGTGGCGGCGGGCCTGGCGTGCCTCAAGGCCCTGGCGGCCCCCGGCACCTACGCGCGGCTGGAGGAGGTCAGCCGCATGTTGGAGGTCGGCCTGCTCGCCGAAGCGAAGGCCGCGGACGTGCCCGTCACTGTCAACCGTGTGGGCAGCATGCTCACGGTGTTCTTCACCGGTGAGCCCGTCTACGACTACGCCAGCGCGAAGAAGGCGGACACGGCGCGCTTCGGGAAGTTCTTCCACGCCATGCTGAACGAAGGCGTCTACCTGCCGCCCAGCCAGTTCGAGGCGGCGTTCGTGTCGCTGGCCATTGGCGAGCCGGAAGTCGCGCACGTCCTCGCGGCGGCGAGAAAGGCCTTCCGTTCGCTTGGCAAGACCGGTTGA
- the rraA gene encoding ribonuclease E activity regulator RraA: MSTFTDFKTADLCDAHAGTPRFQIAEPGFQDYGGVRTFAGPISTVRAPEDNSLVRKALEEPGQGRVLVVDGGGSRRCALVGDQLALLAQQNGWAGVVVNGCIRDAEDVGRMRIGVKALGTHPLKSLKRNEGQRDVEVRFAGVTFRPGHYVYADLDGIVTSESPLG, encoded by the coding sequence ATGAGCACGTTCACCGACTTCAAGACGGCCGACCTCTGCGATGCCCACGCGGGCACGCCGCGGTTCCAGATTGCCGAGCCTGGGTTCCAGGACTACGGCGGCGTCCGGACCTTCGCGGGTCCCATCAGCACGGTGCGGGCGCCCGAGGACAACTCCCTCGTGCGCAAGGCCTTGGAGGAGCCCGGCCAGGGCCGGGTGCTGGTGGTGGACGGCGGAGGCAGCCGCCGCTGCGCGCTCGTGGGAGACCAGCTCGCGTTGCTCGCCCAGCAGAATGGCTGGGCGGGCGTGGTGGTGAATGGCTGCATCCGAGACGCCGAGGACGTGGGCCGCATGCGCATCGGCGTCAAGGCGCTGGGCACCCACCCGCTCAAGAGCCTCAAGCGCAACGAGGGACAACGTGACGTGGAGGTCCGCTTCGCCGGAGTCACCTTCCGCCCCGGCCACTACGTCTATGCGGACCTGGACGGCATCGTCACCTCCGAGTCACCTCTGGGCTGA
- a CDS encoding AraC family transcriptional regulator: MAEDAQQQGYTQWAPPIEMADAVDAFWQFWVPRKPHDVPLPRQHRVLPDGCTDLIFGFQHAPGPVWLAAPRLAVVGPMKRFILVDLEPGGVSLGVRLRPGWAQALLGVSPRELCGLNVSAQDCSPALMQLQRRMEDCASPAQAMALLQRTIARRWASFRSMAKPRAVQALGHLQASSGQVRMAALARELGVSERTLHRDILDEAGVPPKLLARVLRFQRAVSLLRSREGTDLCDIALECGYADQAHLSRDVRELAGVSPTALVG, translated from the coding sequence ATGGCGGAGGACGCGCAGCAGCAGGGCTACACCCAGTGGGCACCGCCTATCGAGATGGCGGATGCGGTGGACGCGTTCTGGCAGTTCTGGGTGCCCCGAAAGCCCCACGACGTCCCCCTCCCCCGGCAGCACCGGGTCCTTCCGGATGGCTGCACCGACCTCATCTTCGGATTCCAACATGCCCCAGGCCCGGTGTGGCTGGCCGCCCCCCGGCTGGCCGTCGTCGGCCCCATGAAGCGCTTCATCCTCGTCGACCTCGAGCCCGGCGGGGTGAGCCTGGGCGTCAGGCTCCGTCCCGGCTGGGCGCAGGCCCTGCTGGGTGTCAGTCCGCGTGAACTCTGCGGACTCAACGTCTCCGCCCAGGATTGCTCGCCCGCCCTCATGCAGCTTCAGCGGCGGATGGAAGACTGCGCCTCGCCCGCCCAGGCCATGGCCCTGCTCCAGCGCACCATCGCCCGACGCTGGGCTTCGTTCCGGAGCATGGCGAAGCCGCGCGCCGTCCAGGCACTGGGACACCTCCAAGCCTCATCGGGGCAGGTGCGCATGGCCGCGCTCGCTCGCGAGCTGGGCGTGAGTGAGCGCACCCTGCACCGGGACATCCTGGACGAAGCCGGCGTACCACCGAAGCTGCTCGCGCGAGTGCTGCGCTTCCAGCGGGCGGTGTCCCTGCTGCGCTCCCGTGAGGGCACGGACCTGTGTGACATCGCGCTCGAATGCGGCTACGCGGACCAGGCGCATCTGTCACGAGACGTGCGGGAACTGGCCGGCGTGTCGCCCACCGCACTCGTAGGTTGA